In Raphanus sativus cultivar WK10039 unplaced genomic scaffold, ASM80110v3 Scaffold2051, whole genome shotgun sequence, a single genomic region encodes these proteins:
- the LOC130505166 gene encoding IAA-amino acid hydrolase ILR1-like 2 — translation MAINNFLLFTLTFHLLLLLHVSSESSRITGDASRTPTKFLELAKSPEVFDWMVRIRRKLHEHPELGFEEFETSKLIRSELDLMGVKYRYPVAITGVVGYIGTGEAPFVALRADMDALPMQEAVEWEHKSKVPGKMHACGHDGHVAMLLGAAKMLQEHRHNLQGTVVLIFQPAEEVFAGAKKMIEEGALKHVEAIFGIHLTNQVPLGKTSSRAGSLLAGSGFFEAVITGKGGHAAIPQHTIDPIIAASSVVLSLQHVVSRETDPLDSKVVTVSKVHGGNAFNVIPDSITIGGTLRAFSGYSQLQERVKEVITNQATVNRCNASVNLTPEGKEPVPPTVNDMTLHKQFKNMVRDLLGEESFVEAPPIMGGEDFSYFAEAIPGHFSFIGMQDETKSYASPHSSLYRVNEDALPYGAAMHASMAVQYLNDKASKESYSSKGFHDEL, via the exons ATGGCTATCAACAACTTTTTGCTCTTCACTCTgactttccatcttctccttctaCTCCACGTTTCATCTGAATCTTCACGGATCACCGGTGATGCGTCTCGAACGCCGACGAAGTTCCTCGAGCTCGCCAAAAGTCCGGAGGTTTTCGATTGGATGGTGAGAATCAGAAGGAAACTCCACGAGCATCCGGAGCTGGGCTTCGAGGAGTTCGAGACAAGTAAACTCATCAGGTCGGAGCTAGACCTGATGGGAGTTAAGTACAGGTATCCAGTCGCTATCACCGGCGTTGTTGGTTACATCGGCACGGGAGAAGCGCCGTTCGTTGCGCTAAGAGCTGATATGGATGCGTTACCTATGCAG GAAGCTGTTGAATGGGAGCACAAGAGCAAAGTTCCTGGTAAAATGCACGCCTGTGGACACGATGGTCACGTCGCTATGCTTCTTGGTGCTGCCAAAATGCTTCAAGAACATCGCCACAATTTGCAG GGAACTGTGGTGCTTATCTTCCAGCCAGCCGAAGAAGTTTTCGCCGGAGCAAAGAAGATGATAGAAGAAGGAGCGTTGAAGCATGTCGAAGCCATTTTCGGTATTCATCTTACCAACCAGGTTCCCTTGGGCAAAACCTCTTCACGTGCAGGTTCCTTGCTAGCGGGATCTGGATTCTTCGAGGCTGTAATAACTGGCAAAGGAGGTCATGCTGCCATCCCACAACACACCATAGACCCGATTATTGCAGCTTCAAGCGTCGTCCTAAGTCTTCAGCATGTTGTTTCACGTGAAACCGACCCTTTGGATTCAAAG GTGGTTACAGTTTCTAAGGTTCATGGAGGTAATGCCTTCAATGTCATCCCTGATTCAATCACAATAGGAGGAACTCTCCGAGCCTTTAGCGGTTATTCGCAGCTTCAAGAAAGAGTCAAAGAG GTTATTACAAACCAAGCAACAGTTAACCGGTGCAATGCATCAGTGAATCTAACACCAGAAGGTAAAGAACCAGTCCCACCGACAGTGAACGATATGACCTTACACAAGCAGTTCAAGAACATGGTCAGAGATTTGCTGGGCGAAGAGTCCTTTGTGGAAGCACCGCCTATAATGGGAGGAGAAGACTTCTCCTACTTTGCAGAAGCCATCCCTGGCCATTTCTCGTTCATTGGGATGCAAGATGAGACAAAAAGTTATGCATCTCCTCACTCATCGCTTTATAGAGTTAATGAAGATGCGCTTCCGTACGGTGCTGCAATGCATGCATCGATGGCAGTACAGTACCTCAATGACAAGGCCTCTAAAGAGTCCTACTCATCCAAAGGCTTTCATGACGAACTTTGA
- the LOC130505165 gene encoding ATP-dependent 6-phosphofructokinase 7-like → MSSPKIVNGSGGYILQDVPHLIDYLPDLPTYQNPLKDNPAYSVVKQYFVDTEDTVPEKIIVHKDGPRGIHFRRAGPRQKVYFESDEVHACIVTCGGLCPGLNTVIRELVSSLSYMYGVKRILGIDGGYKGFYAKNTIPLNSKVVNDIHKRGGTIIGTSRGGHDTTKIVDSIQDRGINQVYIIGGDGTQRGASKIYEEIRRRGLKVAVVGIPKTIDNDIPVIDRSFGFDTAVEEAQRAINAAHVEAESNENGIGFVKLMGRHSGFIAMYATLASRDVDCCLIPESPFYLEGEGGLFEYIEKRLKEHGHMVIVLAEGAGQEMMSKSMESNTLEDASGNKLLKDVGLWLSQSIKDHFKKIKMVMNLKYIDPTYMIRAIPSNAADNVYCTLLAQSAVHGAMAGYTGYTSGLVHGRQTYIPFYRITEKQNKVVITDRMWARLLSSTNQPSFLGPKDISEAKKEKAPPTDGEICNGVVDIPPVTKEITK, encoded by the exons TCTTCCTGACCTTCCT ACTTATCAAAATCCATTAAAAGACAATCCAGCTTACTCAGTGGTTAA GCAATACTTTGTTGATACAGAAGATACTGTACCTGAGAAG ATTATAGTCCACAAAGATGGTCCAAGAGGAATCCATTTCAGACGCGCTGGTCCACGCCAAAAGGTTTACTTCGAGTCAGATGAAGTCCATGCTTGCATTGTTACATGTGGAGGTCTCTGTCCCGGTCTCAATACCGTGATTAGAGAACTCGTGAGCAGCTTATCATACATGTATGGAGTAAAGAGAATCCTTGGAATCGAT GGTGGATACAAGGGATTCTATGCCAAGAACACGATCCCTTTGAACTCTAAAGTCGTGAACGATATCCATAAACGCGGAGGAACAATCATCGGTACCTCACGAGGTGGACATGATACCACAAAGATTGTTGATAGCATCCAAGATCGAGGAATCAACCAGGTTTACATTATTGGTGGAGACGGAACACAGAGAGGAGCTTCAAAAATATATGAG GAGATTAGGAGACGTGGACTTAAAGTTGCTGTGGTTGGAATACCCAAGACGATCGATAACGATATACCAGTAATAGATAGATCTTTTGGGTTTGACACTGCTGTGGAGGAAGCTCAACGAGCTATCAACGCAGCACATGTTGAAGCTGAGAGTAATGAGAATGGTATCGGTTTTGTTAAGCTTATGGGTCGTCACAgtg GTTTTATAGCGATGTATGCTACATTAGCAAGCAGAGATGTTGATTGCTGCTTGATTCCGGAGTCACCATTTTACCTTGAAGGAGAAGGTGGACTCTTTGAGTACATAGAGAAACGGCTCAAGGAGCATGGTCACATGGTGATTGTTCTTGCTGAAGGAGCAGGACAAGAAATGATGTCCAAAAGCATGGAGTCTAACACTCTTGAGGACGCGTCTGGTAACAAGCTTCTCAAAGATGTCGGCTTGTGGCTATCACAGAGCATCAAg GATCATTTCAAGAAGATCAAGATGGTTATGAACCTCAAATATATTG ATCCTACATACATGATCAGGGCGATTCCAAGCAATGCGGCAGACAATGTATACTGTACACTTCTTGCTCAGAGTGCGGTTCATGGTGCAATGGCTGGTTACACTGGCTACACTAGTGGTCTTGTCCATGGAAGACAAACATACATCCCTTTCTAC AGGATAACAGAGAAACAGAACAAAGTGGTGATTACGGATAGAATGTGGGCAAGGCTGTTGTCTTCTACTAATCAACCAAGTTTCTTGGGCCCTAAGGATATATCTGAGGCCAAGAAAGAGAAGGCGCCTCCTACTGACGGTGAAATATGTAACGGAGTTGTTGATATACCTCCGGTGACTAAAGAGATAACTAagtga
- the LOC130505167 gene encoding 40S ribosomal protein S30, whose protein sequence is MGKVHGSLARAGKVRGQTPKVAKQDKKKKPRGRAHKRLQHNRRFVTAVVGFGKKRGPNSSEK, encoded by the exons ATGG GAAAAGTACACGGATCTTTGGCACGTGCCGGTAAAGTAAGAGGACAGACACCGAAGGTAGCGAagcaagacaagaagaagaaacccagAGGCCGTGCTCACAAGCGTCTCCAGCACAACCGCCGTTTCGTTACCGCCG TTGTTGGTTTCGGTAAGAAGAGAGGACCCAACTCTTCTGAGAAGTAG